A region from the Aegilops tauschii subsp. strangulata cultivar AL8/78 chromosome 5, Aet v6.0, whole genome shotgun sequence genome encodes:
- the LOC109745611 gene encoding uncharacterized protein, producing MGTLHKATFILLMLCLSALGRAEYLKYKDPKQPVGARIKDLLGRMTLAEKIGQMTQIERINATAEVLSKYFIGSVLSSGGSPPFPRASAEDWASMVDEMQKAALSTRLGIPMIYGIDAVHGHNNVYKATIFPHNVGLGATRDPMLVKRIGEATALEVRATGIPYVFAPCTAVCRDPRWGRCYESYSEDPNIVRSMTTIISGLQGDVPSGSEGRPYVAGSKKVAACAKHYVGDGGTFMGINEGNTIIDNHGMMTIHMPAYYNSIIRGVSTIMVSFNSWNGTKMHANHYLITDFLKNKLKFRGFVISDWQGIDKITTPPHLNYSYSIEAGIGAGIDMIMVPFGYTEFIDDLTSQVEKNIIPMSRIDDAVYRILRVKFTMGLFENPYADRSLVGELGKHEHRELAREAVRKSLVLLKNGKYASTPLLPLPKKAGKILVAGSHADNLGNQCGGWTIEWQGDTGNDKTVGTTILSAIKSTVDPSTRVVFSVNPDSTVVENGKYDYAIVVVGEPPYAETFGDSLNLTIPAPGPSVIQTVCKKINCVVVLISGRPLVVEPYIGAMDALVAAWLPGTEGQGVADVLFGNYGFSGKLARTWFKSVDQLPMNVGDKHYDPLFPFGFGLTTKAKK from the exons ATGGGGACTTTGCACAAGGCCACCTTCATTCTCCTCATGCTCTGCTTGTCAGCATTGGGGAGAGCGGAATATCTCAAGTACAAGGACCCGAAGCAGCCCGTCGGCGCCCGCATCAAGGATCTGCTCGGACGGATGACCCTCGCGGAGAAGATAGGCCAGATGACGCAGATCGAGAGGATAAACGCCACCGCGGAGGTGCTATCGAAATACTTCATAG GTAGCGTCCTGAGTAGCGGCGGCAGCCCGCCTTTTCCCCGAGCGTCTGCTGAGGATTGGGCTTCAATGGTGGATGAAATGCAAAAGGCCGCCCTCTCTACCCGCCTAGGCATTCCGATGATCTACGGCATTGACGCTGTGCATGGTCACAATAACGTCTACAAAGCTACCATCTTCCCTCATAACGTTGGTCTCGGAGCTACCAG GGACCCTATGCTGGTCAAAAGGATAGGAGAAGCAACTGCTCTTGAAGTTAGAGCTACCGGGATTCCATACGTCTTTGCTCCATGTACTGCG GTTTGTAGAGACCCAAGATGGGGACGCTGCTATGAAAGCTATAGTGAAGACCCAAACATTGTCCGGTCAATGACCACAATCATCTCTGGCTTGCAAGGTGATGTTCCCTCAGGTTCCGAGGGAAGACCATATGTTGCTGGAAG TAAGAAAGTTGCTGCATGCGCAAAGCACTATGTTGGTGATGGAGGCACGTTTATGGGGATCAACGAGGGCAATACAATCATCGACAACCATGGGATGATGACTATCCATATGCCTGCTTACTATAATTCTATCATCAGGGGCGTATCTACTATTATGGTCTCGTTCAATAGTTGGAATGGAACGAAAATGCACGCCAACCATTACCTAATCACAGATTTTCTCAAGAACAAACTCAAATTTAGG GGTTTCGTGATTTCAGACTGGCAAGGCATTGATAAGATTACGACTCCCCCACACTTGAACTATTCCTATTCAATTGAGGCCGGAATTGGTGCTGGTATTGACATG ATCATGGTTCCTTTTGGCTACACAGAATTCATTGATGATCTGACATCCCAAGTTGAGAAAAACATTATCCCTATGAGCAGAATCGACGATGCTGTCTACAGGATTCTTCGGGTCAAGTTTACCATGGGTCTATTTGAGAACCCTTATGCTGATCGAAGTCTTGTTGGTGAACTCGGGAAGCAT GAACACCGAGAACTCGCTAGGGAAGCCGTCAGGAAATCATTGGTGTTGCTGAAAAATGGAAAATATGCATCCACCCCATTGTTGCCTCTCCCAAAGAAGGCTGGTAAGATACTTGTAGCCGGGAGCCACGCCGACAACTTGGGCAACCAGTGTGGAGGATGGACAATCGAATGGCAAGGAGACACCGGCAACGATAAAACTGTTG GGACGACGATCCTTTCGGCGATCAAGTCAACCGTCGACCCTAGCACACGAGTGGTCTTCTCTGTTAACCCAGATAGCACTGTTGTGGAAAATGGCAAGTACGATTATGCCATCGTGGTGGTGGGTGAGCCACCCTATGCCGAGACATTCGGCGACAGCCTGAACTTGACGATCCCTGCCCCCGGCCCCTCGGTGATCCAGACTGTCTGCAAGAAGATCAACTGTGTGGTGGTGCTCATCTCCGGTAGACCGCTGGTGGTGGAACCCTACATCGGTGCCATGGATGCGTTAGTCGCCGCCTGGCTACCCGGCACGGAAGGCCAAGGCGTCGCCGACGTGCTCTTCGGCAACTACGGGTTCTCTGGGAAGCTGGCGAGGACATGGTTCAAGTCGGTGGACCAGCTGCCAATGAACGTTGGGGACAAGCACTATGACCCGTTGTTCCCCTTCGGGTTTGGCCTCACCACAAAGGCAAAAAAGTGA
- the LOC120964951 gene encoding uncharacterized protein — translation MDQAPQDVLAEVLRRLAPRSLAACRCVCKGWRAVVDANRLLRADLLPLTVDGIFYETCPYNIPMLFSSPATGRRVTGKLDYLDWPLNDVFPIMDCCNGLLLMCDHVVNPATRQWVRLPPLPPSCTAAGCTRCSNENRYLAYDPALSPHYEVFLIPNIPFKLPTGHICMHICDDDDESVSAMEWPPSPYIVHVFSSKTGCWKERPLLREGEAAGTVADVKAVYHTVSFFLYAAYWKDALYVRCEEEFLMRINLLHDGNKGYTVPRIGKSEKGVYCAFGVDRNTFQIWFLDESHGQMEWALRNVIDLQRVVEIYPANHVDGPYWVVQSEDQMDLVLKNGINLQPAHDNDKAMTEGDFDWDTDNEYVVSTDDWDDKGGYRDYFYCLGFHPYKEVVFFHGAFRTVAYNLIPAKFYTWVR, via the exons ATGGATCAGGCGCCCCAGGACGTCCTCGCGGAGGTcctccgccgcctcgcgccgcGCAGCCTGGCCGCGTGCCGCTGCGTGTGCAAGGGGTGGCGCGCCGTCGTCGACGCCAACCGCCTGCTCCGCGCGGATCTGCTCCCGCTCACGGTCGACGGCATCTTCTACGAGACCTGTCCCTATAACATACCCATGCTTTTCTCCAGCCCCGCCACGGGCCGCAGGGTCACCGGTAAGCTCGACTACCTGGACTGGCCGCTGAACGACGTTTTCCCGATCATGGACTGCTGCAACGGCCTCCTCCTGATGTGCGATCACGTGGTCAACCCCGCCACACGGCAGTGGGTGCGTCTGCCCCCTCTGCCGCCCTCGTGCACGGCCGCAGGCTGCACACGTTGCAGCAACGAGAATCGCTACCTCGCGTACGATCCGGCGCTGTCGCCGCACTACGAGGTGTTCTTGATCCCTAACATTCCGTTCAAGCTTCCGACGGGGCATATCTGTATGCACAtttgtgatgatgatgatgaatcGGTGTCCGCGATGGAATGGCCACCCTCGCCTTACATCGTGCACGTCTTCTCCTCAAAGACCGGTTGCTGGAAGGAAAGACCCCTTCTTCGGGAAGGGGAGGCCGCGGGAACGGTTGCCGATGTGAAAGCGGTTTATCATACTGTATCATTTTTCCTCTACGCCGCCTATTGGAAGGACGCGCTCTATGTTCGTTGCGAAGAGGAATTTCTGATGAG AATAAACTTGTTGCATGATGGAAATAAAGGATATACTGTGCCTCGCATAGGAAAATCAGAGAAGGGGGTGTATTGTGCATTCGGTGTCGACCGCAACACATTTCAGATTTGGTTCCTTGATGAATCGCATGGTCAGATGGAGTGGGCACTGAGGAATGTCATCGACCTTCAGCGAGTAGTGGAAATTTATCCTGCCAACCACGTTGATGGTCCATACTGGGTCGTGCAGTCGGAGGATCAGATGGATCTGGTGTTGAAGAATGGCATCAATCTTCAGCCTGCACATGACAATGACAAAGCAATGACGGAAGGCGATTTTGACTGGGACACTGACAATGAATACGTGGTTAGCACAGATGATTGGGATGACAAGGGTGGTTATCGGGATTATTTTTATTGTCTTGGATTTCATCCTTACAAAGAGGTTGTTTTCTTTCATGGGGCCTTCAGAACAGTGGCCTACAATTTGATACCTGCAAAGTTCTATACTTGGGTGAGATGA